One genomic region from Amaranthus tricolor cultivar Red isolate AtriRed21 chromosome 12, ASM2621246v1, whole genome shotgun sequence encodes:
- the LOC130828540 gene encoding uncharacterized mitochondrial protein AtMg00810-like — MKDLGPLNYFLGIAVNRTSTGLFFSQQQYASEILEKAGMSQCNPVATPVATSDKLCANAGSSCDDPTLYRSLAGALQYLTFTRPDISYAVQQVCLYMHDPRIEHMAAIHRILRHVKGTLHYGLQLYRSNISTLLSYTDADWGGCHDTRRSTSAKRQPTVSKSSAGAEYRGVANVVSETCWIRNLLLELHCPITTATLVYCDNISAVYLAGNPVHHQRTKLLEDRRLLLLEGVYKHGKEADSSAKTTVWFNATVFVTTPKSSLNTYPC, encoded by the exons atgaaggatttgggtcctcttaattatttcttgGGTATTGCTGTTAATCGCACTTCTACAGGCCTCTTTTTCTCTCAACAACAGTATGCCTCAGAAATTCTTGAAAAAGCTGGCATGTCTCAATGTAATCCTGTTGCTACTCCTGTTGCTACCTCCGACAAACTTTGTGCTAATGCTGGTTCTTCTTGTGACGATCCTACCTTGTATCGTAGCTTAGCTGGAGCTTTGCAGTATCTTACTTTCACCCGCCCCGATATTTCATATGCCGTTCAGCAAGTTTGCCTTTATATGCATGATCCTCGCattgaacatatggctgctaTTCACCGCATTCTTCGCCATGTCAAGGGCACTCTTCACTATGGTCTGCAGTTATATCGTTCTAATATTTCAACTCTTTTGTCCTATaccgatgctgattggggtggctGTCATGACACTCGCCGCTCCACTTCTG CTAAACGCCAACCTACTGTTTCCAAGTCTAGTGCTGGAGCTGAATATCGTGGAgttgctaatgttgtttctgaaactTGTTGGATTCGCAATTTACTTCTTGAGCTGCACTGTCCTATTACGACAGCTACTCTTGTCTATTGTGACAATATTAGTGCCGTTTACTTAGCTGGTAATCCAGTCCATCATCAGcgcactaa ATTGTTAGAAGATAGAAGGCTCTTGTTATTAGAAGGTGTGTACAAGCATGGGAAGGAAGCAGATTCATCAGCAAAAACTACTGTTTGGTTCAATGCAACAGTATTTGTAACTACACCTAAGTCTTCATTAAACACGTATCCATGTTAG